Proteins encoded within one genomic window of Companilactobacillus zhachilii:
- a CDS encoding GNAT family N-acetyltransferase — protein MIRRMKQDEIDEVGEIWLNGNLEAHDFVDKNYWLNYLDDVKEQLKQADIYVYDEQGIQGFAGLKDEHIAGIFVKKEFRNHGVGKKLLDYLKQHYDKLSLDVYEKNHGARKFYHHNDFTVSLEDVDPDNDEKEYQLVWNKG, from the coding sequence ATGATTCGAAGAATGAAACAAGACGAAATTGATGAAGTTGGTGAAATATGGCTTAATGGCAACTTGGAAGCCCATGATTTCGTTGATAAAAATTATTGGTTGAATTATTTAGACGATGTTAAGGAACAACTTAAGCAAGCTGATATTTATGTTTATGATGAGCAAGGGATACAAGGATTCGCGGGTTTGAAAGACGAGCATATTGCCGGAATATTTGTGAAGAAAGAATTTCGTAATCACGGCGTAGGGAAAAAGCTGCTGGATTATTTGAAACAACATTATGATAAATTAAGTTTGGATGTTTATGAAAAAAATCACGGTGCTAGAAAATTTTATCATCACAATGATTTTACGGTCTCCTTGGAAGATGTTGATCCGGACAATGATGAAAAAGAGTATCAGTTAGTCTGGAATAAAGGATAA
- a CDS encoding DMT family transporter, with the protein MNWIYLITAGLFEVVWATTMKLSHGFTKLNYTIMTIVGLALSMGLLALAVKKMPMSLAYPIWTGVGAVGSIIVGVFLFGDKLSPLTWVFFILLLVSIVGIKFTSGS; encoded by the coding sequence ATGAATTGGATCTATTTAATCACTGCCGGACTGTTTGAAGTCGTTTGGGCAACCACTATGAAATTAAGCCATGGCTTTACCAAACTCAATTACACCATTATGACAATTGTCGGACTAGCTTTAAGTATGGGATTGCTAGCCTTAGCCGTCAAAAAAATGCCGATGAGCTTAGCTTACCCAATTTGGACTGGAGTCGGTGCCGTTGGCTCAATCATCGTTGGAGTCTTTCTCTTCGGGGATAAATTATCACCACTAACATGGGTCTTCTTCATTTTACTGCTAGTTAGTATCGTCGGGATTAAGTTCACTTCAGGTAGCTAA
- a CDS encoding class I SAM-dependent methyltransferase, with protein sequence MSEKDMQSYFEKLNEVNSILKKSLKVGNIDALAETLTNISDGKVYVENDVPDKETVSKLEALYQELKNLNLTPLQLKQAITVAIIKAQKDDNTEVNKLMTPDAIGLIASLIAYEVLNVQKKTSVNIVDPTVGTGNLLIEFIEQLNMTDKFKINAAALDNDDTLVALAKSFSEVMNLNLDAYHQDSIAEWDITDIDMAIADLPVGYYPVDDNALKFKTKADKGHSYAHHLLIEQTMNNLNDGGIGIFIVPSQIFQTDQAKKLSEWMVSSVYLQAVLDLPATLFASKEAQKAIVVLQKHGGNAKQVGNVLMGTIPDTNNPKLFEGFKDQLQDWAKNFKG encoded by the coding sequence ATGTCTGAAAAAGATATGCAATCGTATTTTGAGAAGCTAAATGAAGTCAATTCGATTTTGAAGAAATCCTTGAAGGTTGGTAACATTGATGCACTTGCTGAAACTTTGACAAACATTTCTGATGGAAAAGTTTATGTGGAAAATGATGTTCCAGATAAGGAAACAGTCAGTAAATTAGAGGCACTTTATCAGGAATTAAAAAACTTGAATTTAACGCCTTTACAATTAAAGCAAGCTATTACTGTTGCTATTATCAAAGCTCAAAAGGATGACAACACCGAAGTTAATAAATTAATGACTCCGGACGCAATTGGCTTGATTGCTAGTCTCATTGCTTATGAGGTACTCAATGTTCAAAAGAAGACGAGCGTTAACATTGTTGATCCAACAGTGGGAACAGGGAACTTATTGATTGAGTTTATTGAGCAATTGAATATGACAGATAAATTCAAGATCAATGCCGCAGCACTTGATAATGACGATACTTTGGTGGCTTTGGCCAAATCTTTCAGTGAAGTGATGAATCTTAACTTAGATGCATATCACCAAGATAGCATTGCAGAATGGGATATCACTGACATTGATATGGCAATTGCCGATTTACCAGTAGGTTATTATCCAGTCGATGATAATGCACTAAAATTCAAGACAAAAGCTGACAAAGGCCATTCCTACGCTCATCATTTGTTAATTGAACAGACGATGAATAATTTAAATGATGGTGGAATCGGTATATTCATTGTACCTTCACAAATTTTCCAAACAGATCAAGCTAAGAAACTATCTGAATGGATGGTTTCAAGTGTTTACTTACAAGCTGTACTTGATTTACCTGCTACATTATTTGCTTCAAAAGAAGCTCAAAAAGCAATTGTTGTTTTGCAAAAACACGGTGGCAATGCTAAGCAAGTGGGAAATGTTTTGATGGGCACAATACCAGATACCAATAATCCAAAATTATTCGAAGGATTTAAGGACCAGTTGCAAGACTGGGCGAAAAATTTTAAAGGTTAG
- a CDS encoding isopeptide-forming domain-containing fimbrial protein, translating to MAISFFAAFFTFIYFTNTITAEDIGRYDFDDGIDKWNHPSNIINQVGELPIKDNLKLGYAFGLAQNTSGKVSTGGDDTIEKNSISTGDLSSYSKMNIFLNDNNDYISAIFQSGFSNTNSNKEGVSQTSPDFMIAPSTSNTAKGITSAAFSVLGNPGTINGSGNAGLSSKKYFWGKDKNGNPTYKIMGYFDRKNNSGFQNGDYHFEVELLLRASPTHSAMVQREMFVKNLDNKPAEFVTLFGEDTKIGEDTSGDDSVAVKDLGNRKGIYIEDLNNGKYYRLMVSNQTIDGFDSYNGQARVSNWASGLTNGLVTGSGAETRNNPKGTQLTGVVDSAYILKWNSRTLAPNQVAHFSSAMGVNKRNYSIPTPSKTYINETRRDGTNRIGDKLKFTLQLTNNGYDSQWNAQEVIDHMPKGLQIDPNSITQTSDTFLNSQPSPTDYDSTTRTLTVPTPYKLTDGKSETVTFEATLTSDALQNLDGNLNFTNTAYFLGSDAEVSSNITDTFKASTSFPVLTSGFKYTFQTKIKNITNNEDYRESTTAKIGDRIGYQTIYRVDSDSHFDLVRADNIDDKLPDGLLLDPNSIKTQGVDGKWYGQTWGIHTGAVNTIKPGQQITTQFEVNVSASSIGTISNNAFITKVETNEPFDFNLKNTTYDEQIATAAILNIQKMNSFIDTPKTIDFGSIKMQGKPVTLNNINTDGELIVSHPDSNNFKVNICYDNDNPHTHMVNSNGETIPTSDSDLLFIKQRNNSFEDIGTWQPILPGGTPIQTAPFKGNQQSLNLTKYVGTNDWKIKLASNTPSGLYKGTLTWGLTESV from the coding sequence TTGGCTATTAGCTTTTTTGCAGCATTCTTCACGTTTATTTACTTTACAAATACTATCACTGCAGAAGACATCGGACGCTACGACTTCGATGATGGCATTGATAAATGGAATCATCCCAGTAATATTATTAATCAAGTCGGAGAATTACCTATTAAAGATAATTTAAAATTAGGATATGCTTTTGGATTAGCCCAAAATACTTCTGGAAAAGTATCTACTGGTGGTGATGATACGATCGAAAAAAATTCAATTTCAACAGGTGATCTTTCTAGTTATTCCAAAATGAATATTTTTCTTAATGACAATAATGACTATATAAGTGCGATATTTCAAAGTGGATTTTCGAATACAAATAGCAACAAGGAAGGTGTTTCACAAACCTCACCTGATTTCATGATTGCTCCAAGTACATCTAACACTGCCAAAGGGATCACTTCAGCTGCATTTAGCGTCTTAGGTAATCCTGGAACAATAAATGGTTCCGGTAATGCTGGTTTATCATCAAAAAAATACTTTTGGGGTAAAGACAAAAACGGCAATCCAACCTATAAAATCATGGGTTATTTTGACCGTAAAAATAATTCTGGATTTCAAAATGGAGATTACCACTTTGAAGTCGAATTATTACTTCGTGCCTCGCCGACACATTCAGCCATGGTTCAAAGAGAAATGTTTGTTAAAAACTTAGATAATAAGCCTGCTGAATTTGTCACATTATTTGGTGAAGACACTAAAATCGGTGAAGATACATCTGGAGACGATTCTGTAGCCGTCAAAGATTTAGGAAACAGAAAAGGAATTTATATTGAAGACCTCAATAATGGCAAGTATTACCGACTTATGGTCTCTAATCAAACAATTGACGGATTCGATAGTTACAATGGACAAGCGCGTGTCTCAAACTGGGCTTCTGGGTTAACCAACGGCCTAGTTACAGGTTCAGGAGCCGAAACCCGCAATAATCCTAAAGGTACTCAACTCACCGGAGTAGTTGATTCAGCCTACATTCTCAAATGGAATTCTAGAACACTCGCCCCAAATCAAGTTGCGCATTTTTCATCCGCCATGGGAGTTAACAAAAGAAATTATTCAATTCCGACACCTTCAAAAACTTACATTAATGAAACAAGACGAGATGGTACTAATAGGATCGGTGATAAATTAAAGTTTACCCTTCAATTAACTAACAATGGATATGATTCTCAATGGAATGCTCAAGAAGTCATTGACCATATGCCAAAGGGATTACAAATCGATCCAAATTCTATCACCCAAACGTCTGATACCTTTTTAAATTCACAACCATCGCCAACAGACTACGATTCAACTACAAGAACTTTAACCGTACCCACGCCATATAAATTAACCGATGGAAAATCAGAAACTGTCACGTTTGAAGCCACGTTAACATCCGATGCTTTACAAAATTTAGATGGCAATTTAAACTTCACCAATACTGCCTATTTTTTAGGCTCTGATGCCGAAGTTTCATCTAATATAACGGATACCTTCAAAGCCTCAACCAGTTTCCCAGTGTTAACTTCAGGTTTTAAGTACACCTTTCAAACAAAAATTAAAAATATAACAAACAACGAAGATTATCGAGAATCTACGACTGCAAAAATTGGTGACCGCATTGGCTATCAAACTATATATAGAGTAGATTCCGATAGCCACTTCGATTTAGTTAGAGCCGACAATATCGATGATAAACTACCTGACGGATTGCTCCTAGACCCAAATAGTATCAAAACTCAAGGTGTTGATGGAAAATGGTATGGCCAAACCTGGGGGATCCATACGGGTGCGGTAAATACAATTAAACCCGGGCAACAAATAACAACTCAATTCGAGGTAAATGTCTCTGCTTCGTCCATTGGTACAATATCCAATAATGCTTTCATTACAAAAGTGGAAACCAACGAACCTTTTGATTTTAATCTAAAAAATACTACTTATGATGAACAAATTGCTACGGCGGCAATCCTAAATATTCAAAAGATGAATAGCTTTATAGATACACCTAAAACTATAGATTTTGGTTCCATAAAAATGCAGGGAAAGCCAGTAACCCTCAACAACATCAATACTGATGGAGAATTAATTGTTTCACACCCCGACAGCAATAATTTTAAGGTTAATATTTGCTACGACAACGATAATCCACACACACATATGGTCAATTCAAATGGTGAAACAATTCCAACTAGCGACTCCGATTTACTTTTTATAAAACAAAGGAATAACTCCTTTGAGGACATTGGAACTTGGCAACCAATCTTGCCTGGGGGGACACCCATTCAAACGGCCCCTTTTAAGGGAAATCAACAATCATTAAATCTAACTAAATACGTTGGAACAAATGATTGGAAAATAAAACTAGCCTCCAATACCCCCTCCGGTCTTTACAAGGGAACACTAACATGGGGTCTAACTGAATCAGTCTAA
- a CDS encoding DUF3923 family protein translates to MKVWHWLNIIWLVLFIIGIVFVLVRKVDGAGAVQTPQVKMVSVMVLLGFYLFIWLCQLITLYFIKKHK, encoded by the coding sequence ATGAAGGTTTGGCATTGGTTAAATATTATTTGGTTAGTTTTGTTCATTATTGGAATCGTTTTTGTGTTGGTTCGAAAGGTCGATGGCGCAGGTGCGGTTCAAACGCCCCAAGTTAAAATGGTTTCAGTAATGGTATTGTTAGGATTTTATTTATTCATTTGGTTGTGTCAGTTGATTACGTTATATTTTATTAAAAAGCATAAATAA
- a CDS encoding DUF3781 domain-containing protein, translating into MIPEYKIFLNNVCYTPLVFNRVNKKLQVNLSNEEIKTLVNQIIQDKVTTIVKDGKNYYLQNDDIELVINSFNYRLITVNKLKYNSF; encoded by the coding sequence ATGATTCCTGAATATAAAATATTTTTAAATAATGTTTGTTATACTCCACTAGTTTTTAATCGCGTGAATAAGAAACTTCAAGTTAATCTTTCTAATGAAGAAATTAAAACTTTAGTCAACCAAATCATTCAGGATAAAGTAACTACTATTGTTAAAGATGGTAAAAACTATTATCTGCAAAATGATGATATTGAATTAGTTATTAACTCATTCAATTATCGTTTAATCACCGTAAACAAACTTAAATATAATTCATTCTAA
- a CDS encoding MFS transporter produces the protein MGKNKKSIYILVFSNFLICLGIGLVIPVTPFIKNEYHFTTSQMGVMTSLFAFAQFVASPIVGKMSDKIGRKPVIVFGLFTYMISEFIFAVATTLPIFNISRIIGGLSAAMVIPTSMALGSDLTTLKDRARVIGWLSAAFSGGLILGPGLGGILAGISYKTPFWVAGVLSITSAIFTQIFLKENKEVLEREELEAEKKAQEKGSIRSILTLPMVMLFGMILVSSFGLQGFESIYSIYVNQVFNFGLSTIALVLTLNGIISLILQVAAFNWIISKIGEMRLISIAFLLSAVCVFWITQAHTHIEVIVATLVIFSSFDLLRPAITTLLTKSSRSNQGLINGMNMSLTSVGNVIGPLMSGALMDWNTHYPYLVVTFILAASYLLTFVVRKHPLVQAE, from the coding sequence ATGGGAAAAAATAAAAAATCGATTTATATTCTAGTATTTAGTAACTTTTTAATCTGTTTAGGAATTGGTTTGGTCATACCGGTCACACCATTTATCAAGAATGAATATCATTTTACAACCTCCCAAATGGGTGTTATGACTTCACTCTTTGCTTTCGCGCAATTTGTCGCATCACCAATTGTTGGTAAGATGTCCGATAAAATTGGTCGTAAGCCCGTGATTGTTTTCGGACTTTTCACTTATATGATTTCTGAATTCATCTTTGCGGTTGCCACAACGCTTCCTATCTTTAACATTTCTCGTATCATCGGTGGTTTATCAGCTGCCATGGTAATTCCAACCTCAATGGCCTTAGGTTCAGATTTAACTACCTTAAAAGATCGTGCCAGAGTTATTGGCTGGTTGTCTGCTGCTTTCAGTGGTGGATTGATTCTAGGTCCCGGACTTGGCGGTATTTTGGCTGGTATCAGTTATAAAACACCTTTCTGGGTCGCTGGTGTCTTGAGTATCACTAGTGCCATCTTCACGCAGATTTTCTTGAAAGAAAACAAAGAAGTTCTTGAACGTGAGGAACTGGAAGCTGAAAAAAAGGCACAAGAAAAGGGTTCGATTCGTTCAATTCTTACCTTACCTATGGTTATGCTATTCGGAATGATTTTGGTTTCATCCTTTGGACTACAAGGATTCGAAAGTATCTATAGTATTTACGTTAACCAAGTTTTCAATTTTGGTTTGAGTACGATTGCATTAGTATTGACATTAAACGGAATTATTTCTTTAATTCTACAAGTGGCAGCGTTCAACTGGATCATTAGTAAAATTGGGGAAATGCGTTTAATCAGCATTGCCTTCTTACTCAGTGCCGTCTGTGTCTTTTGGATCACTCAAGCACATACACACATTGAAGTTATTGTCGCAACGTTAGTTATCTTCTCATCATTTGATTTGTTGAGACCAGCGATTACAACTTTATTGACGAAATCAAGCCGTTCAAACCAAGGTTTGATCAATGGTATGAATATGTCATTGACTAGTGTTGGTAATGTTATCGGACCTTTGATGTCTGGTGCTTTGATGGATTGGAATACACACTATCCATATTTGGTCGTTACTTTTATTTTAGCGGCATCATATTTATTAACTTTCGTTGTTCGGAAGCATCCTCTTGTACAAGCAGAATAA
- a CDS encoding oleate hydratase yields MTRKAYMIGTGIGNLAAGIYLIRDGGFNGEQITMMGLETHGANDGAPVKDYEDEYSNQALSNSKGFLAKGGRMLNEETYENLWDLLRSVPSLDHPGQTVTDDILNFDHAHPTHDVGRLMDDDGPRNKPNKDNYKHMQFTNKERYLLSKLMLMPEKDEEMLNNISIAEWFESTPHFFTTNFWYMWQTTFAFKRASSAMELRRYMNRMILEFSRINTLEGVTRTPYNQYESIILPMRKYLEDRGVTFINNRKVTELEFKDTPLQDDIIVTGIKYEEVDNDNKEGHIDVAENDLVFDTNGSITDSSSIGDYDTPVKENMEYAPSAMLWKKAAEKFYSLGNPDKFFNDRTQSEWMSFTVTTNNHYLVNEISRITQQEPGNALNTWIHSTPLMSIVVHHQPHFKAQKPNESVFWGYFMYPRRNGDYVQKPVIEMTGKEMLEEFLGQLAAVDPSKDNIANHKQEIMDSIVNVIPVHMPYASALFNQRAVGDRPDVVPEHSKNLAFISQFCEQPFDMVFTEQYSFRAAQRAVYTLLNIPLSEMTPMHHYEKDPKVMARATKTMFR; encoded by the coding sequence ATGACAAGAAAAGCCTACATGATTGGTACTGGTATTGGAAATTTAGCTGCTGGTATCTATTTAATTCGTGATGGTGGCTTTAATGGTGAACAAATCACTATGATGGGTCTAGAAACACATGGTGCTAATGATGGTGCCCCAGTTAAAGATTATGAGGATGAATATAGTAACCAAGCTTTAAGTAACAGCAAAGGCTTCTTAGCCAAAGGTGGTCGTATGTTGAACGAAGAAACATATGAAAACCTTTGGGACTTATTACGTTCAGTTCCATCACTTGATCATCCTGGTCAAACTGTTACTGATGACATTTTGAATTTTGACCACGCTCATCCAACACATGATGTCGGTCGTTTGATGGATGACGATGGACCTCGTAATAAACCAAATAAAGATAATTACAAACATATGCAATTTACTAACAAGGAACGTTATTTGTTAAGTAAGTTGATGTTGATGCCCGAAAAAGACGAAGAAATGCTCAACAATATTAGTATTGCTGAATGGTTCGAAAGCACACCACACTTCTTCACAACTAATTTCTGGTACATGTGGCAAACAACTTTTGCTTTCAAACGTGCTAGTTCAGCCATGGAACTACGTCGTTACATGAACAGAATGATTCTTGAATTCAGTCGTATCAATACTTTGGAAGGTGTAACAAGAACACCATATAACCAATACGAAAGCATTATTTTACCAATGCGTAAGTATTTGGAAGACCGTGGCGTAACCTTTATCAATAACCGCAAAGTTACTGAATTAGAATTTAAAGATACTCCACTCCAAGATGATATTATCGTAACGGGAATCAAGTATGAAGAAGTCGACAATGATAACAAAGAAGGTCATATCGACGTTGCTGAAAATGATCTAGTCTTTGATACTAATGGTTCAATTACTGATAGTTCATCAATCGGTGATTATGACACACCTGTTAAGGAAAATATGGAATACGCACCAAGTGCTATGCTTTGGAAGAAAGCCGCCGAGAAATTCTACTCATTAGGTAATCCTGACAAATTCTTTAATGATCGGACTCAAAGTGAGTGGATGAGTTTCACTGTTACAACAAATAACCACTACTTGGTCAACGAAATTTCACGTATTACTCAACAAGAACCTGGTAATGCCTTGAACACATGGATTCACAGTACACCATTGATGTCAATCGTTGTGCACCACCAACCACACTTCAAGGCCCAAAAGCCTAACGAATCAGTCTTCTGGGGTTACTTCATGTATCCAAGAAGAAATGGTGACTACGTTCAAAAACCAGTTATTGAAATGACAGGTAAAGAAATGCTTGAAGAATTCCTTGGTCAATTAGCTGCGGTTGATCCAAGCAAGGACAATATTGCAAACCACAAACAAGAAATTATGGACAGTATTGTCAACGTAATTCCTGTTCATATGCCATATGCTAGTGCTTTGTTCAATCAAAGAGCTGTTGGTGACCGTCCTGATGTTGTTCCAGAACACAGCAAGAATTTGGCCTTTATTAGTCAATTTTGTGAACAACCATTCGATATGGTCTTTACGGAACAATATTCATTCCGTGCTGCTCAACGTGCTGTTTACACATTGCTCAATATTCCATTGTCAGAAATGACACCAATGCATCATTACGAAAAAGATCCTAAAGTTATGGCTCGTGCCACAAAGACAATGTTCAGATAA
- a CDS encoding GNAT family N-acetyltransferase, with protein sequence MDFRSGLNSDKPQIINLLTESFKEYITTKNMFQQEFRSSAKFDKLMRKYFALEVNVFMKKGLVYVGADGKGTPRAVALIEFNQGRQISNWDYLTMDGLKILPELLKSGFNGFNAFDIFKFEDLFDKVKGKKKCVVEYLAVDKSLRGQGIGSKMLNNHISPYVKKIGYRNIILETNTKKNVTFYKKNNFSVRSVKKVNLSHGDVKDWVLSKAI encoded by the coding sequence TTGGATTTTCGGAGTGGGTTGAACAGTGATAAACCCCAGATAATAAATTTACTTACAGAATCATTTAAGGAATACATAACTACGAAGAACATGTTCCAACAAGAGTTCCGTTCTAGTGCTAAGTTTGACAAGTTAATGCGTAAATATTTTGCGCTCGAAGTTAATGTATTTATGAAAAAGGGTTTGGTTTATGTTGGAGCTGACGGAAAGGGAACGCCTAGAGCTGTTGCTCTAATTGAATTTAATCAAGGTAGACAGATCAGTAATTGGGACTATCTAACAATGGATGGTTTAAAAATACTGCCTGAACTCCTAAAGAGTGGATTCAATGGTTTCAATGCATTCGATATCTTTAAGTTCGAAGATCTTTTCGACAAAGTTAAAGGTAAGAAAAAATGTGTCGTTGAATATTTAGCTGTGGATAAATCCTTGCGTGGTCAAGGTATCGGTAGCAAAATGTTGAACAATCACATTAGTCCTTACGTTAAGAAGATTGGTTACCGCAATATTATTTTGGAAACTAATACTAAAAAGAACGTTACATTTTATAAGAAGAATAATTTCTCAGTGCGCTCAGTTAAGAAAGTTAACTTGAGTCATGGGGATGTTAAGGATTGGGTCTTATCAAAGGCTATCTAA
- a CDS encoding glycerophosphodiester phosphodiesterase encodes MKKFKITSILLLLTVLTLPLVATNALAAAAPKAKNLTSVTQSINHAAPDSPIIFSHRGSPYNKPDHSFAGYNQAIKDGTQYIEQDVWLSKDNKLYVSHDDNLKQSTGHNVTISTSNSKQINQVKLHNGEKIHQLKDVFKRYGKKVHYIIETKKNAGDNTNTEKALIKELKKAKMTNNVIMQDESLPGIEAVHKALKNVPTLWLLDSVTERQYSEQIENAPRYIKFISIRLNQWTPKLVKLAHKNGFKTNGWILNTYNDNYDALNTLKLDSVFTNNTKETSHLINRWK; translated from the coding sequence ATGAAGAAATTTAAAATCACATCAATCTTATTACTTTTAACCGTTCTAACGTTACCTTTGGTTGCAACTAATGCTCTGGCCGCCGCTGCTCCTAAAGCTAAAAATCTAACTTCAGTAACTCAAAGTATCAATCATGCTGCACCCGATTCACCGATAATTTTTTCACATCGTGGTAGCCCTTATAACAAACCTGATCATTCATTTGCCGGCTACAATCAAGCAATCAAAGATGGTACACAATATATTGAACAAGATGTTTGGCTCAGTAAAGATAATAAGCTGTACGTTTCTCATGATGACAACCTAAAACAATCTACTGGCCACAATGTCACAATTTCAACCTCTAACTCTAAGCAAATTAATCAAGTAAAATTACATAATGGTGAAAAAATCCACCAGCTAAAAGATGTTTTTAAACGTTACGGTAAAAAGGTTCATTATATTATTGAAACCAAGAAAAATGCTGGTGACAATACCAACACTGAAAAAGCTTTAATCAAGGAATTAAAGAAAGCTAAAATGACCAATAACGTTATTATGCAAGATGAAAGTTTACCTGGCATTGAAGCTGTCCACAAAGCTTTGAAAAATGTCCCTACACTCTGGTTACTAGATTCCGTCACCGAACGTCAATATAGTGAACAAATCGAAAATGCTCCTCGTTACATCAAATTTATCTCCATCCGTTTGAATCAATGGACTCCCAAATTAGTTAAGCTGGCTCATAAAAATGGTTTTAAAACTAATGGTTGGATTCTGAATACTTATAATGATAATTATGATGCTTTAAATACTTTGAAATTAGATAGTGTCTTTACTAATAACACTAAAGAAACTTCACACTTAATCAATCGTTGGAAATAA
- a CDS encoding transposase, translating into MKGWDIMLTPEELHQEMKENKEFNMEMLRKNPWLIPATIALTTLPVAVCIHGFWKNRQLQKKLKIEREKTKQLVLGHHEEKRNYRPFKFH; encoded by the coding sequence TTGAAAGGATGGGATATTATGTTGACGCCTGAAGAATTACATCAAGAAATGAAAGAAAATAAAGAATTTAATATGGAGATGCTTCGCAAAAATCCTTGGTTGATTCCCGCTACGATTGCTTTAACAACCTTACCTGTAGCCGTTTGTATTCACGGCTTTTGGAAGAATCGCCAACTCCAAAAGAAACTAAAGATTGAACGTGAAAAGACTAAACAATTAGTTTTAGGTCATCATGAAGAAAAAAGAAACTATCGTCCATTCAAATTTCACTAA
- a CDS encoding MFS transporter, with protein sequence MRINKEQWSWIFYDWANSAYGIIVTTAVLPIYFKSIAQSQHVSAAGSTAIWGYANSFSTLLVSLLAPFLGALADYPHFKKKMLNIFCWLGIVMTFGLALVPANQWQWLLIVYIFSAIGYSASNLYYDSFLIDVAEDEDMNRISTHGYAYGYLGGVIAFICFLILQLTNGFGKLDGTGIARWSFVIAAVWWIIFYIPLQKNVHQKFSVASNSAPLTDSLKRVLQTVQHIKQYKKVAWFLVAYFFYIDGVDTIFTMATAIGMDIGIKTNELMIVMLVVQLVAFPFSIFFGWLADKTSTRKGILLGISMYFIICLYALNLNTSRDFWILALLVGTSQGGLQALSRSYFGKIIPKESGSEFYGFYNILGKFSAVMGPFIVAIVTQATGKSTIGAASISVLFLIGLVVFAMLPRITSR encoded by the coding sequence TTGAGAATCAATAAAGAACAATGGAGCTGGATTTTTTATGATTGGGCTAATTCAGCGTACGGAATTATTGTAACAACGGCTGTTTTGCCAATTTATTTTAAATCAATCGCTCAATCACAACACGTATCAGCAGCTGGTTCGACCGCTATTTGGGGTTATGCAAACAGCTTTAGTACGTTGTTAGTTTCATTATTAGCGCCATTTTTGGGAGCATTAGCTGATTATCCACATTTCAAAAAGAAAATGTTGAATATTTTTTGTTGGCTAGGTATAGTTATGACCTTTGGATTAGCTTTAGTCCCAGCAAATCAGTGGCAATGGCTATTAATCGTCTATATTTTTTCAGCAATAGGTTATTCAGCCAGCAATTTGTATTATGATAGCTTTTTGATCGATGTTGCTGAAGATGAAGATATGAACAGGATATCCACACATGGTTATGCTTACGGATATTTAGGTGGCGTAATAGCCTTTATCTGTTTTTTAATCTTGCAGTTGACGAATGGCTTTGGGAAATTAGATGGGACTGGGATTGCACGCTGGAGTTTTGTTATTGCTGCCGTTTGGTGGATAATTTTTTACATTCCACTACAAAAAAATGTTCATCAAAAGTTTTCAGTTGCTAGTAATTCAGCACCTTTAACTGATAGTCTCAAACGTGTTTTACAAACAGTTCAGCACATCAAGCAGTATAAGAAAGTAGCTTGGTTTTTAGTAGCATACTTCTTTTACATCGATGGTGTAGATACAATTTTTACTATGGCTACAGCGATTGGAATGGATATTGGTATCAAGACTAATGAATTGATGATTGTGATGCTAGTCGTTCAATTAGTGGCCTTTCCATTTTCAATTTTCTTTGGTTGGTTAGCAGATAAGACGTCGACTCGAAAAGGTATCTTATTAGGTATCAGTATGTACTTCATTATTTGTTTGTACGCTTTAAACTTGAATACCAGCCGAGACTTCTGGATTTTGGCATTGTTGGTTGGAACGAGTCAAGGTGGTTTACAGGCATTGAGCCGTTCTTATTTTGGAAAAATTATTCCCAAGGAGTCAGGTAGTGAATTCTATGGCTTTTATAATATTTTAGGAAAATTTTCAGCAGTGATGGGTCCATTTATTGTTGCTATTGTGACCCAAGCAACAGGTAAGTCAACAATTGGAGCTGCATCAATTAGTGTGCTTTTCTTGATTGGTTTGGTGGTTTTTGCGATGTTGCCAAGAATTACATCAAGATAG